From a region of the Aeoliella mucimassa genome:
- a CDS encoding P-loop NTPase family protein produces MVVPPDRNSNPFSTCWNGPREVTYIPLPEASPRSLFTALSANAWRGQILGRHGAGKSTLLCALEPLAAEFGKKWKRIDLYSHECRKDLQLLRTPLDEDTLLVIDGYEQLDVMMRRLVRWRSRWNRSGLLVTAHTDVGLPMLLKLQPDEGTIRQVFRNLVRESPTPVDDSDFHNAFNACNGDIRKLFSDLYDLHERRVRQARQAHRPNRRWERRVVSVDDSQPLD; encoded by the coding sequence TTGGTGGTTCCTCCCGATCGCAATTCGAATCCCTTCTCGACCTGCTGGAACGGTCCCCGGGAAGTCACCTACATTCCGTTGCCGGAGGCCTCGCCTCGCAGTTTGTTTACAGCGCTTTCGGCCAACGCTTGGCGAGGACAGATTCTTGGACGACATGGCGCCGGCAAGTCGACCTTGCTCTGCGCGCTCGAACCGCTGGCGGCAGAATTCGGCAAAAAGTGGAAACGCATCGATCTCTACTCCCACGAGTGTCGCAAAGACCTGCAACTGCTCCGCACTCCGCTCGACGAAGACACCTTGCTGGTGATCGACGGTTACGAACAACTCGATGTGATGATGCGCCGCCTTGTTCGCTGGCGAAGTCGCTGGAATCGGAGTGGGCTGCTCGTGACAGCGCATACCGACGTCGGTTTACCGATGCTGCTTAAGCTACAGCCTGACGAGGGAACTATTCGCCAGGTGTTTCGCAATCTGGTCCGTGAGTCTCCTACGCCGGTGGACGATAGCGACTTCCATAACGCCTTCAATGCTTGCAACGGCGACATTCGGAAGTTGTTCTCTGACCTCTACGACCTGCACGAACGTCGCGTTCGCCAAGCTCGCCAGGCACATCGACCGAACCGTCGCTGGGAGCGACGCGTAGTATCAGTTGACGACTCGCAGCCACTGGACTGA
- a CDS encoding SAM-dependent methyltransferase, with product MSSPTASQFVFFTCQPGAEQPLKAELAASQPEWRLAFSRPGFVSFKCGDNVGAILASRQPTFARTLSISLGRVSNSSLTAAAHEVWQIEGVAALVASQESIVLQVWQRDSLLPGENGFEPTLTPLAEEVRQALLAAARESDALTDGHLIDAKVAPTDSVVLDVVMVEPNEWYIGWHRALARHQRWPGGMLPIAAPDDMVSRAYLKMEEALKWSGLPAVRGDVWVELGCAPGGASQALLNRGFQVIGVDPAEVDELVAGNPRFVHMRKRSNEVRRVEYAPAKWLAADLNVAPQYTLDAVEDVVAHPSTSIRGLVLTLKLADWSVASPELLTQYIERVRSWGFRDIRLRQLVHNRQELCLVALHSRGQRRMKRSRRRPTKGAPDDSPSGPPEVRFDAPTKMVPPHHLR from the coding sequence ATGTCGTCGCCAACCGCCAGTCAATTTGTGTTTTTCACGTGCCAACCGGGTGCCGAGCAGCCGCTCAAGGCCGAGCTGGCAGCTTCGCAACCCGAGTGGCGGCTCGCCTTCTCGCGGCCTGGCTTCGTGAGCTTCAAATGCGGCGACAACGTGGGAGCCATCCTCGCCAGCCGACAGCCAACGTTCGCCCGCACGCTTTCCATCTCGCTCGGTCGCGTGAGCAACTCGTCGCTCACAGCGGCTGCCCACGAGGTTTGGCAGATCGAGGGAGTCGCTGCCTTGGTCGCTTCGCAGGAATCCATCGTGCTGCAGGTCTGGCAGCGAGACAGCTTGCTGCCGGGTGAGAATGGTTTCGAGCCAACCCTCACACCGCTGGCCGAAGAAGTCCGTCAGGCGTTGCTCGCGGCCGCCCGCGAGTCGGACGCTTTGACCGATGGTCATTTGATCGACGCTAAAGTGGCCCCCACCGACAGCGTGGTGCTCGACGTTGTGATGGTGGAACCCAACGAGTGGTATATCGGCTGGCACCGCGCACTCGCCCGCCATCAACGCTGGCCCGGTGGCATGCTGCCCATTGCCGCGCCCGACGACATGGTTTCGCGGGCGTACCTGAAGATGGAGGAAGCCCTCAAGTGGTCGGGCTTGCCGGCGGTTCGTGGCGACGTGTGGGTGGAGCTTGGTTGTGCTCCCGGCGGAGCAAGCCAAGCGCTATTGAACCGTGGGTTCCAGGTAATCGGTGTCGATCCGGCGGAAGTCGACGAGCTGGTGGCCGGCAATCCGCGATTTGTACACATGCGCAAGCGATCGAACGAAGTTCGCCGAGTGGAGTACGCGCCGGCCAAGTGGCTGGCCGCTGACTTGAACGTCGCCCCGCAATACACGTTGGACGCAGTCGAAGACGTAGTCGCGCACCCATCGACTTCGATTCGCGGTTTGGTGCTCACGCTCAAACTGGCCGACTGGAGTGTGGCCAGCCCCGAGTTGCTCACGCAATACATCGAGCGAGTCCGCTCCTGGGGGTTCCGTGATATACGCTTGCGACAACTAGTCCATAATCGCCAGGAACTTTGCCTGGTGGCGCTGCATAGCCGAGGCCAACGACGGATGAAGCGTTCGCGCCGCCGACCCACGAAGGGCGCGCCAGACGATTCGCCCAGTGGCCCTCCCGAGGTACGCTTCGACGCTCCCACAAAGATGGTCCCCCCCCATCACCTTCGCTAA
- the msrB gene encoding peptide-methionine (R)-S-oxide reductase MsrB has translation MADENKQITDEQWREKLTPEQYHVTREKGTEPAFSGELTDNERQGSYKCVCCGAELFTSDQKYHSGCGWPSFFAEAGEGNIDKQVDTSHGMVREEILCSHCGAHLGHLFPDGPPQTGMRYCVNSLSLKFDEKKKDSDE, from the coding sequence GTGGCAGACGAAAACAAGCAAATTACCGACGAACAGTGGCGCGAAAAGCTCACCCCCGAGCAGTACCACGTGACTCGCGAAAAAGGGACCGAGCCCGCCTTCTCGGGCGAGTTGACCGATAACGAGCGGCAAGGCAGCTACAAGTGCGTGTGCTGCGGGGCCGAGCTGTTTACGTCGGATCAGAAATACCACTCCGGATGTGGCTGGCCTAGTTTCTTCGCCGAAGCTGGCGAAGGCAACATCGACAAGCAAGTCGACACCAGCCACGGTATGGTCCGCGAGGAGATCCTCTGCAGCCATTGCGGTGCCCACCTGGGACACTTGTTTCCCGACGGTCCTCCGCAAACTGGCATGCGGTACTGCGTAAACTCGCTATCGCTTAAGTTCGACGAAAAGAAGAAAGACAGCGACGAGTAA
- the ispG gene encoding (E)-4-hydroxy-3-methylbut-2-enyl-diphosphate synthase, translating to MLQIQRNPTRSVRIGTVTIGAEHPIAVQSMTATQTQDIDATVAQVQALHEAGADVVRIAVDSTKDADAIAEIRKQTKANLSIDLQENYRLAELVAPHVEKIRYNPGHLYHHERTKPWQEKVAYIVGVAADNDCAIRIGVNCGSVDPAKADKYSADDSISPMIESAVEHCEHLDSLGFTRYCVSLKDSDPRKVIEVNTRFAEARPDVPLHLGVTEAGLPPDGVIKTRIAFEQLISRGIGDTIRVSLTVPNDRKPEEIAAGRDILADIRAGRVRSVVDYGLETLNIISCPSCSRVENEAFVELAQDVKQMTRYAAEHAITIAVMGCRVNGPGETDDADLGLWCGPNFVNLKRGEESLGQYPYDAILPRLKEELDQLIAQKQNV from the coding sequence ATGCTCCAGATTCAACGTAATCCCACCCGCAGCGTTCGTATTGGTACCGTGACGATCGGCGCCGAGCATCCCATCGCCGTGCAAAGCATGACGGCCACCCAGACCCAGGATATCGACGCCACGGTGGCCCAGGTGCAAGCGTTGCACGAAGCGGGAGCCGATGTGGTTCGCATTGCGGTGGATAGTACGAAAGACGCCGACGCGATTGCCGAGATCCGCAAACAAACCAAGGCGAATCTCTCGATCGACCTGCAAGAGAATTACCGCCTGGCCGAATTGGTGGCTCCCCACGTGGAGAAGATTCGCTACAACCCAGGCCATCTCTATCACCACGAACGCACCAAGCCCTGGCAGGAGAAAGTGGCTTACATCGTCGGGGTGGCGGCGGACAACGATTGTGCGATCCGCATCGGAGTAAACTGCGGCAGCGTCGATCCGGCCAAGGCCGATAAGTACTCGGCCGACGATTCGATCTCGCCGATGATCGAGAGCGCGGTCGAGCATTGCGAGCATCTCGACTCGTTGGGATTCACGCGGTACTGCGTGTCGCTCAAAGATTCCGACCCTCGCAAAGTGATCGAAGTGAATACCCGCTTTGCCGAAGCGCGGCCCGACGTTCCGTTGCATCTGGGGGTGACCGAAGCGGGCTTGCCGCCCGATGGGGTGATCAAAACGCGGATCGCGTTCGAGCAGCTCATCAGCCGCGGCATCGGCGACACGATTCGCGTGTCGCTCACGGTTCCGAACGATCGCAAGCCCGAGGAAATTGCCGCCGGGCGGGACATTCTGGCCGACATTCGCGCGGGCCGAGTGCGGTCGGTGGTCGACTACGGTCTGGAGACGCTGAACATCATCAGTTGCCCCAGTTGCAGCCGCGTGGAAAACGAAGCGTTTGTGGAACTCGCCCAGGACGTGAAGCAGATGACTCGTTACGCGGCCGAGCACGCGATTACCATCGCGGTGATGGGGTGCCGAGTCAACGGACCCGGCGAGACCGACGACGCCGATCTGGGGCTATGGTGCGGGCCCAACTTCGTGAATCTCAAGCGCGGAGAGGAATCGCTCGGGCAGTACCCGTACGATGCCATCTTGCCACGGCTGAAGGAAGAGCTCGATCAGCTAATCGCCCAAAAGCAGAACGTCTAA
- a CDS encoding YdjY domain-containing protein produces MSPSLSYRSLGRSATQWTLVAALALIAFGVWGTLSAHETKPAAQESGDALDQALNKPEAETTDPPAEDDWEEEEEKLRPFMAPPKNGKPLTKEGRAWIDREKNLVIVDGRIALRKGLLEMFACTPRTKEHESIVVVSCKAFVIHAGLLAVGAEPGTPVKFAPEFKPPTGTQIDIYVEWKDEKGKDHRVKAQKWIRDDRSKKQMDLPWVFAGSGFVHNEVTGASRYLAEDGDLVCVANFSSALLDVPAEVSSDNASLLFEAYTDRIPPLNWPVRLVFDPLLEDEKKAAEKEAAEKAAAEKKPAETTEKAEETEEAEKESSDSDKTAETPKPATNEPTEPTEPSSDEGESESESESESESEGEK; encoded by the coding sequence ATGTCACCAAGTTTATCATACCGCTCGCTTGGGCGTTCTGCTACCCAGTGGACACTGGTCGCCGCGCTGGCGTTGATCGCATTTGGAGTTTGGGGAACGCTTTCGGCCCACGAAACTAAGCCGGCCGCGCAAGAGTCGGGCGATGCCCTCGACCAGGCGCTGAACAAGCCGGAAGCAGAAACCACCGATCCCCCGGCCGAGGACGACTGGGAAGAAGAGGAAGAAAAACTGCGTCCGTTCATGGCCCCACCCAAAAATGGCAAGCCGCTTACCAAGGAAGGTCGGGCGTGGATCGATCGCGAGAAAAATCTGGTGATCGTCGATGGCCGCATTGCGTTGCGAAAAGGGCTGCTTGAGATGTTCGCCTGCACGCCGCGGACGAAGGAACACGAATCGATCGTGGTAGTTAGCTGCAAAGCGTTCGTGATTCACGCGGGATTGCTGGCCGTGGGAGCCGAACCGGGAACGCCGGTGAAGTTCGCCCCGGAGTTCAAGCCACCTACGGGAACGCAAATTGATATCTACGTGGAATGGAAGGACGAAAAAGGGAAAGATCACCGCGTAAAAGCGCAAAAGTGGATTCGCGACGACCGCTCGAAGAAACAAATGGACCTGCCGTGGGTGTTTGCCGGCAGCGGTTTCGTTCACAACGAAGTTACCGGTGCCAGCCGCTACCTGGCCGAAGATGGCGATCTGGTTTGCGTGGCCAACTTCAGTTCGGCCCTGCTCGATGTGCCGGCTGAGGTGAGCAGCGACAACGCCAGTTTGCTGTTCGAGGCCTACACCGACCGGATTCCTCCACTGAATTGGCCGGTTCGGTTGGTGTTCGACCCGCTACTCGAAGACGAAAAGAAGGCGGCGGAAAAGGAAGCGGCGGAAAAAGCAGCCGCCGAGAAGAAGCCGGCTGAAACGACCGAAAAAGCCGAGGAAACCGAAGAAGCGGAAAAAGAGTCGAGTGATAGCGACAAGACCGCCGAAACGCCCAAACCCGCAACCAACGAGCCGACCGAGCCGACCGAGCCGTCGAGCGACGAGGGCGAGAGCGAGAGCGAGAGCGAGAGCGAGAGCGAGAGCGAGGGCGAGAAATAG
- a CDS encoding PQQ-binding-like beta-propeller repeat protein produces the protein MATGLPALANHPTGRHIISTRHEEGLRMAIARYALGLCTALVFTFTLVHAGEYDWPQWMGPNRDAVSQETGLLKEWPAEGPPLVWMSREVGFGYAGPAIADGKVFVLGSLDEVTHLIALDEATGDKLWATPIVSDYKNGWGDGPRSTPTVDGDRVYAMTGGGTMICCQVTDGKELWRVSMLDLGGGVPTWGYAESPLVDGDQVICTPGGGEGAMAAFDKLSGKLLWQSADVTEGAQYSSVIKAKVNDSPQYIQLLQKTAFGVDPATGEVIWQHDWPGQVAVIPTPLYRDNKVYLSSGYGVGCELIELGSDGKPADSPYSDRAKKTMKSKHDGLVLVGDYVYGYSDGGGWTCQEFATGKRVWSEKGKLGKGSIGYADGMLYLLDERSGEVVLIDATPDGWQEHGRFTLSPQTEFRNPKGGIWCHPVIANGKLYLRDQELQFCFDVKAK, from the coding sequence ATGGCGACCGGCTTACCCGCCTTGGCCAATCATCCTACCGGCCGACACATCATTAGCACTCGACACGAAGAGGGTCTGCGCATGGCAATCGCTCGCTACGCATTAGGTTTGTGCACTGCTTTGGTTTTCACCTTCACGCTGGTTCACGCCGGTGAATACGACTGGCCTCAGTGGATGGGTCCGAATCGCGACGCGGTTTCCCAGGAAACAGGCTTGCTCAAGGAGTGGCCAGCCGAAGGCCCACCGTTGGTGTGGATGAGCCGCGAAGTCGGTTTCGGCTACGCAGGGCCAGCGATTGCCGATGGCAAGGTGTTCGTGCTCGGTTCGCTCGACGAAGTCACTCACCTGATTGCCCTCGACGAAGCCACCGGCGACAAACTGTGGGCCACCCCCATCGTATCTGACTACAAGAACGGCTGGGGTGACGGTCCACGCAGCACCCCCACCGTGGATGGCGACCGGGTGTACGCCATGACCGGCGGCGGCACCATGATCTGCTGTCAGGTGACCGATGGCAAAGAACTATGGCGAGTCTCGATGCTCGACCTCGGCGGCGGCGTGCCCACCTGGGGCTACGCGGAGTCGCCACTGGTGGATGGCGATCAAGTGATCTGCACACCCGGCGGTGGCGAAGGTGCCATGGCTGCCTTCGATAAGCTTTCCGGCAAGCTCTTATGGCAATCGGCCGATGTTACCGAAGGGGCTCAGTACTCGTCGGTAATCAAAGCTAAAGTCAATGACTCTCCGCAGTACATTCAGCTGCTGCAAAAGACAGCCTTTGGAGTCGATCCTGCGACTGGCGAAGTCATCTGGCAACACGACTGGCCCGGCCAGGTTGCCGTGATTCCGACTCCGCTTTATCGCGATAACAAGGTGTATCTATCCAGCGGCTACGGCGTCGGCTGCGAGCTGATCGAACTCGGTAGTGATGGCAAACCAGCCGACTCGCCCTATAGCGATCGTGCGAAGAAAACGATGAAGAGCAAGCACGATGGCTTGGTGTTAGTCGGCGACTACGTCTACGGCTACTCCGACGGCGGTGGCTGGACCTGCCAGGAGTTCGCCACTGGCAAGCGAGTGTGGAGCGAAAAGGGCAAGCTCGGCAAAGGCTCGATCGGCTACGCCGATGGCATGCTCTACCTGCTCGACGAGCGCTCGGGCGAAGTCGTGCTGATCGATGCCACGCCGGATGGCTGGCAAGAGCACGGGCGGTTCACGCTGTCGCCGCAAACCGAGTTCCGCAATCCCAAGGGGGGCATCTGGTGCCACCCGGTGATCGCCAATGGCAAGCTTTACTTGCGCGATCAGGAACTGCAGTTCTGCTTCGATGTGAAAGCCAAATAA
- a CDS encoding YggS family pyridoxal phosphate-dependent enzyme produces MDQVAKNLAEVLERIADAASAAGRDPSEVTLVGVTKYVGAAPAAELAKAGCRYLGENRPQQLWDKADDPAFASLDVDWHMIGHLQRNKVPRTVALSSLIHSVDSERLLAAIDKAAAELGKRQPVLLEVNCSGDSSKHGFTADALKEFVPKLDEFPTVDVLGLMTIASGDRQLSTAADNFRELRTLRDELQQVAPQGVELWELSMGMSGDFEIAIAEGATLVRVGSALWQGVDLPPMG; encoded by the coding sequence ATGGATCAGGTTGCTAAAAACCTGGCAGAAGTGCTCGAGCGAATCGCCGACGCCGCCTCGGCAGCGGGACGCGACCCCAGCGAGGTGACGCTGGTGGGTGTCACCAAGTACGTCGGCGCGGCTCCCGCGGCCGAACTCGCCAAAGCAGGCTGCCGGTACCTGGGCGAGAATCGCCCGCAGCAACTTTGGGACAAGGCAGATGATCCGGCGTTCGCTTCGCTCGACGTCGATTGGCACATGATCGGCCATCTGCAACGCAACAAAGTGCCACGCACGGTGGCCCTGTCGAGCCTGATCCACAGTGTCGATAGCGAGCGATTGCTGGCGGCCATCGACAAAGCGGCCGCAGAGCTTGGCAAGCGGCAACCAGTGCTGCTCGAGGTGAATTGCTCCGGCGATTCGTCGAAGCATGGCTTCACAGCCGACGCACTCAAGGAATTCGTGCCGAAGCTCGACGAATTCCCCACGGTCGACGTGCTGGGGCTGATGACCATCGCCTCGGGAGACCGCCAATTGTCGACCGCGGCCGACAATTTTCGCGAGCTTCGTACGCTCCGCGACGAGTTGCAGCAGGTCGCTCCCCAGGGTGTCGAGCTGTGGGAACTTTCGATGGGCATGTCGGGCGACTTCGAAATCGCCATTGCCGAAGGGGCGACCCTTGTTCGAGTCGGATCTGCGTTATGGCAAGGTGTCGATTTGCCGCCGATGGGGTAG
- a CDS encoding DUF6268 family outer membrane beta-barrel protein → MSRRFLLVAIGCLMSASAGGQTPTTVAPVYVEPLQDPATWTTAEPDDMVLYGTDTMQGSYPICPPTSPAAEKMGNLIPPGARQGFFQKANASVTWMPRLEGDSLGVTAIQTNIVTAVPFPHRYTPLTITPEYTLRLLDGPDFIDVPSRLHDLSVGFNHIRPLNDKWVFNGRVSLGLYGDDYSLDASDAFRASGYAMGIHQKTPNSPHKWIVGVAYFNRAGMSVFPVAGYMYKTEDLQVDVTFPRPKIAWRTWAEGCAGYNERWWYISGDFGGGIWAVQRDSGADDTLSYSDIRVLVGTERIRIGHLSTRLEFGYVFARELEYDSMSSELAVDDSIFVRGALRY, encoded by the coding sequence ATGTCTCGTCGCTTTTTACTCGTTGCGATTGGCTGCCTGATGTCTGCCTCGGCTGGGGGCCAGACTCCGACTACGGTAGCGCCGGTTTACGTGGAGCCGTTGCAGGATCCTGCGACTTGGACCACCGCCGAACCGGACGACATGGTGCTGTACGGCACCGACACGATGCAGGGCTCGTATCCGATTTGCCCACCTACGTCGCCAGCGGCCGAGAAAATGGGGAACCTGATTCCGCCGGGCGCGCGTCAGGGATTCTTCCAGAAAGCAAATGCATCGGTCACCTGGATGCCGCGGCTCGAGGGAGATAGCCTGGGCGTGACCGCGATTCAAACCAATATTGTTACCGCGGTGCCATTTCCGCACCGCTACACTCCGCTGACGATCACACCGGAGTACACGCTGCGACTGCTCGATGGCCCCGACTTCATCGACGTGCCAAGCCGGTTGCATGACCTCTCGGTCGGTTTCAACCACATTCGTCCGCTCAACGACAAGTGGGTATTCAACGGCAGGGTGTCGCTCGGTTTGTATGGCGACGACTACAGCCTGGATGCCAGCGATGCGTTTCGGGCGTCGGGCTATGCGATGGGCATCCATCAGAAAACGCCGAATAGTCCCCACAAATGGATCGTGGGAGTCGCGTACTTTAACCGAGCCGGTATGTCGGTGTTTCCCGTCGCCGGTTACATGTACAAGACCGAAGACCTGCAGGTGGATGTCACGTTCCCCCGACCCAAGATCGCCTGGCGAACCTGGGCCGAGGGGTGTGCTGGGTACAACGAGCGGTGGTGGTACATCTCGGGCGACTTCGGCGGCGGCATCTGGGCGGTGCAACGCGACAGTGGTGCCGACGACACGCTCAGCTACAGCGATATCCGCGTACTGGTAGGTACCGAACGCATTCGCATTGGCCACCTCAGCACCCGACTTGAGTTCGGGTACGTATTTGCTCGTGAGTTGGAATACGACTCGATGAGCAGCGAGCTTGCCGTCGACGATTCGATCTTCGTCCGCGGCGCACTGCGCTACTAA